From the Vallicoccus soli genome, the window GGCGACCGGGAGGTGCACCCACAGCGCGAGCCCCCCGCGGTCGCGCGCACCCATCGAGCCGCCCATCGCGAGCGTGAGGCGGCGGGCGATCCACAGGCCCAGCCCGCGCCAGCCGGCCGGCGGCTCGTCGCTCTCGAGGTGCTCGCGCAGCTGAGGGGTCAGGCGCCCCCCGTCCCGGACCTGCAGCGCGAGCCCGCCGCCGCGGCGCAGGCGCGCCGTCACCTCGATGGCCCCCGTCGCGGGCCCGTGCCGCTGGGAGTTCTCGACGAGGTTGGCGACCACCCGGGCCGCCCGGAGGCCGTCCACCGGGACCCGCCCGGCCGCCCGGCTGACCCGCACGGCCACCCGGCCGTGCTCGACGTCGGCGCAGCCCACCGCCTCGCGCACCACGTCGGCGAGCGGGCGCAGCTCCGGCGCCCCGCAGTGCTCGGTGGCCAGCAGGTCGTGCGCCTGGCGCAGCAGCGCCTGCAGCGCGCGGGCGTTGGCCTCGGCGAGCTCGGCCAGCTCCCCCGTCTCCGCCGACGCGCCGGCGCCCGCCCGCGGGCCGAGGTCCTGGCGCAGCCGCCGGGTGATGCCCGCCAGCGAGGCCACCGGCGTGCGCAGCTCGTGGCACAGCGCGCGCACCACGAGCAGCGCGGCGCCGTCGGCCCCCGGGCCCGGTGACGCGTGCCCCGCGGGGGGAGTCAGGCCGGGGTCCGCGGGAAGGGGGTCGACCGCAGCCGGCGCGCGCCGGCGTCGAGGAGGTGGGACGTGCTCGTCGAGGGGCTCGGCGTGCTGCTGGTGGACGACCACCCGCTGTTCCTGCGGGGGCTGGAGATCCTGCTGCCGTCGGTGAGCGACGGGCGCATCCGGGTCGTCGGCACCACCGACGACGCGGCCGCGGCCGCCGGGCTGGTGCGCCGGACCGCGCCGGACGTCGCGGTGGTCGACCTGCACATGCCGGCCCCGGGCGGCGTACGGGCCATCGCGGCCGTCCGCCGCGCGGACCCCCGCGTCCGGGTGGTCGCGATGTCGGGCACCGATGACCAGGAGCTCGCGCTCTCCGCCCTCGAGGCCGGTGCCGAGGGGTACCTGCCGAAGACCGCCGAGCCGGAGGACCTGGTCCCGCCGCTGCTCGCCGTCGTCGAGGGGTGGTCGGTGCTGCCCGCGCCGCTGCTCACCGCGCTGCTGCAGCGCCGCAGCGGCAGCGCCCCCGCGAGCGTGGTCAGCAACTTGAGCCAGGACGAGCTGCGCCTGTGGCGGCTCGTGGCCGCGGGCCGGAGCACGGTCGACATCGCCGCCGAGCTGCACGTCTCCGAGCGCACCGTCAAGCGCTTCACCGCCGCGCTGCTGCGCCGCCTGCACGTGGCGACCCGTGCCGAGGCGGCCGCCCTCGCGGGGCGCACCGGGCTGCTCGACGGGGACGGCGCCCCTGCGTAGGTCGTGCATCCCACCCCTCCCGGCCGGTCCGGGGCGGGATGGCCCCTGGCGCCCGACCGAAACCCGCAGCAGCGGGGACGGCCCCGGGGGGCCAGGGGCGTCAGCGGGTGCGCAGGGCCCGGGACTCGAGGGCGCAGGCGTCGCCGAGCGCGCGCAGCTCCTCCGCCTGCACGGCGCTGCCGCTCGCCAGGAGGGCGCCGCGCAGGTCGGCCGCCGAGCGGGTCACGACCTCCACCTCGGCGCGCAGCCCGGGCAGCGCGCGCCGCACGACGTCGGCGTCGGGCTCGCGGCCGAGGGTGCGCAGCCGCGCGTCGAGCTCGCGGGCCGCGCTCTGGAGCCGGCCGACGAGGGCGGGGGCGTCGCCGAGCGGCAGGCCCTGCTCGCGGGCGGCCGCCACGGCCCGGCGGGCCGCGTCGAGCTCGGTCCGCAGCGCCAGGCGCAGCCGCCCGACGCTCGGGCGCCGGCCCACGCCGTACGAGGCCGCCCGCAGGGTGAGGTCGCCCAGGCCCTCGGACGCCGCCAGGACCAGCCGGCGCGCGACGAGGACGAGGACCGCGACGCCGGTGCCCAGGGCGCACGCGGCGACGACGAAGAGCACGAGGGCCAGGCCCAGCATCTCCTCCATGGAGGAAGGGTAGGCCACCGCGGCCGTCGACGGCGGGCTCGCGCAGGGGGCCGGGGACCGGGGGCTGGGGGCTGGGGGGACGTGCCGCCGGCGACGGGGGTCTCAGCCCCAGCCCAGCGCGTGCAGCCGGTCGTCGTCGATGCCGAAGTGGTGGGCGACCTCGTGCACCACCGTGACGAGCACCTCCTCGACCAGCTCGTCCCGGTCCTCGCACATCGCCAGCAGGTTGCGCCGGAAGAGCAGGATGCGGTCGGGCAGGACCCCCGAGTACCACTCGCCGCGCTCCGTGAGCGGCGTGCCCTCGTAGAGCCCCAGCAGGTCCGGGTCCTCCGGCGGGGCCTCGTCCTCGACGAGGACGACCACGTTGTCGAGCAGGCGCGCCAGCTCCGGCGGGATCTGGTCGAGGGCGTCCGCGACCAGCCCGTCGAACTCGGCGTCGTCGACCTCCAGCACGCGGCCAGTCTGCCGCCCTGCCGCCGCGGGCGCCCGCGCCCCGGCCCGCACCCCACCGGGAGGTGGGACGGACGCGGCCCCGCGGACGTTGCAGGAGCGGACGCAGGGGGCAGGAGCAGCACGATGGCGACGACGGCGGGCGGACCGGTCACGGGGCCGCGGGATGCCCGCGCGCTCCTGGCCGCGGCGCGCCGGGGCGCGGGGCGCGCCCGGCGCTCGGGCCCCGTCCGCTGGGCGGCCGTGGTCGTCGTGGCGCTGCTCGGCGCCTGGCTGGGGGTCCTCGCGGCCGGCACCTCCACGGCCGACGTCGGCCCCGTCGAGGCACGGCTCGCCGTCCGCCCCGCGCTGCAGGGCGAGACGCTGCTGCGCGTGCCCCCGCTCGGGTCGGTCACCCTGGACACCCACGCGGGCCCGCTCCGCCTCGACGTGCAGGTGGTCGGCGTCGACCCGGTCGCCGCCCAGCGCATCGTGCAGGACCCCAGCCGCCTCACCGGCATCGAGGCCCGCATCGTCGCGGACGTGCGCGATGCCGTGCGCGCGCTCGTGGTCCGGGTGGCGGTGGTCGCCGCCCTCGGCGCGGCGCTCGCGGTGCTGCTCGTCCTGCGGCGGCCGCGCCGGGCGCTGGTCGGCGCGGGGACGACGGTCGCGGTGCTCGCGGCGAGCGGCGGCGTCGCCGCGGCCACCTTCGACCCCCGCGCCATCGCCCAGCCGCGGTACGAGGGCCTGCTGACGCTCGCACCCACGGTGGTCGGGTCGGCGGAGGACATCGTCGCGGACGTCGGGAAGTACGGCCAGCAGCTGGCCCAGCTGGTCACGAACGTGACCCAGCTCTACGACGTGGCGTCCACCCTGCCGGCGTACGCGGCCTCGGACGACACGGTGCGGGTCCTGTCGGTCAGCGACATCCACCTCAACCCGGTGGCCTTCGACGTCATCGCGTCGGTGAGCGAGCAGTTCCAGGTCGACCTCATCATCGACACCGGCGACCTCACCGACCACGGCTCGTCGGCCGAGGGCCGCTTCGCGGCGCTCGTCGGTGACCTGGGCACGCCGTACGTCTTCATCCGCGGCAACCACGACTCGGTGACCACCGAGGCGGCGGTGGAGGCGCAGGCGAACACCACGGTGCTGCGCGAGGGGCAGGTGGTCGAGCTGGCGGGCCTGCGGATCGCGGGCATCGGCGACCCCCGCTTCACCCCCGACAAGACCACGCGCGACCAGGACCCGGCGCCCACGGTGGAGGCCAGCGGCGAGCGGCTGGCGGAGTCGCTGCGGGACGCGGCCGAGGACGGCGAGCCCGTCGACGTCGCGCTCGTCCACGACCCCGAGGCGGCCGCCCCGCTGGACGGGCTGGTGCCGCTGGTCCTGGCCGGGCACGGGCACGAGCGGGAGGTGCGCGCGCTCGACGGCGGGACGCTGCTCTTCGAGCAGGGCTCCACCGGCGGCGCCGGGCTGCGCGGCCTCGAGGGCGAGGACCCGACGCCGATCCAGCTGAGCGTCCTGTACTTCGACCCCGCGACCGGCGACCTGCAGGCGTGGGACGACATCGACATGGGCGGGCTCGGGCTGACGTCGGCGGAGATCGACCGGCACGTGGTCACCGAGGCGGACGAGGCCGAGGGCAGCACGGTCTCCACGCCCGGGGCGACGCCGCCCGCCGCCCCGCCCGCGCAGACGCCGGCGCCCGCGCCGGCACCGCGGTGAGCGCCCGCACGGGCGCCTCCCGCGGGAGGAGCCGGGCCACCGCTTTGGTGGTCGGGGCCCTCGTCCCCTATGCTCTCCACGTCCCCGACGGGCTCGGGAGACGGCGGGCCCACGCCCTCATCGTCTAGCGGCCCAGGACACCGCCCTTTCAAGGCGGCAGCACGGGTTCGAATCCCGTTGGGGGCACGCAGGACAGCTCGACCGGCAGGACCAGCACGACCACGGGGTCCCGTGGAGCAGTTTGGAGTGCTCGCCACCCTGTCAAGGTGGAGGCCGCGGGTTCAAATCCCGTCGGGACCGCAGGACGCGGAGGGCGTCGGCCACGAGGCCGGCGCCCTCCGCGCGTACGGGGGACCGGTCGCCCGGTCGCACAACCCGTGGCGCGGTTCGACCGCTCGCCAGCGGGAACGCCCGGCAGGTCGGAACGACCTCGGAAGGGCACCCATGCGACTGCCGGACCCGCGCGGCACGATCTCCGCCGCGCTCGTCGACCACCTGCGCGACGACGCGCCCCTCGACCCCGCCACCGTCGAGCGGCTGCGCGGGCTCGCGGCCGCCGTCGAGGACCCGCTCGGCGACGGCGACCTGCAGCTGGCGCTGGCGGTCGCGTACGAGCCCCACTACAGCGGCTTCGAGGGCGTCGGCGACCACTGGGAGTGGGACCCGGGCCTGCTCGGGGTGCGGGCGGGGCTGGAGCGGCGGTTCGAGGAGGGGCTGCGCGCCGAGGTGGGCGACGCGGCGCAGGTGCGCGCGGGCGTCCCCGTCGACGTCGCCCTGCGCGACGTCCTCGAGCACCCGCGCCTCACCGCGGGCCCGTCGCTGTCGCGCTGGGTCATGCGCCACGCCGACGAGGAGCAGTTCCGCGAGATGCTGCGCCAACGCTCGGTCTACCAGCTGCGCGAGGCCGACCCGCACACCTGGGCCATCCCGCGGATCACCGGACCGGCCAAGGCCGCGCTCATCGAGATCCAGGCCGACGAGTACGGCGGCGGGCGCTACGAGCGGATGCACAGCGTGCTCTTCGCCCGCACGATGCGCGCGTTCGGCCTCGACACGACGTACGGGGCGTACTGGCCGCTGGCCACGCCCGCCACCCTCGCGACGAACAACCTCATCACGTACTTCGGGCTGCACCGGCGCTGGCGCGGCGCGCTCCTCGGGCACCTCGCGGGCGTCGAGATGGACTCCAGCGCGCCGTGCCGCCGCTTCGCCAACGCCCTGCGCCGGCTCGGGTACGGCGAGGACGCGACGTTCTTCTACGACGAGCACGTGGAGGCGGACGCGGTGCACGAGCAGCTCGCGGCGGTCGACATGTGCGGCGGCTTCGTGGGCGAGGACCCGCAGCGCTACGCCGACGTGCTCTTCGGCGCCGCGTCGCTCGTCGCGGTGGAGGGCCGCTTCGCGCAGGCCCTCGTCGGGCCCTGGGAGGCGGCGGCCGCCGCGGCCTGAGCCTCAGGCGCCGCGGCGGTGCGTGCTCTCCCCGGAGCGGAAGCGCGCCGCCTTGTGCGAGCCGTCGCAGAAGGGCTTGAGGGCGGAGCGCCCGCAGCGGCACAGCGCCACCGTCGCGCGCCCCGGGTCGAGCTCGACCCCGTCCTGGTCGACGATCCGGAAGTCCCCGCGCACGACGAGCGGCCCGTCGCGGTACGGGGTGATGGTCACCTCGTCGCGGGGCAGGTCGGGCAGGCCGGTCAGGTCGGCGGGACGCTCGCGCAGGTCGACGACCTCGACGACCTCGACGGCGTCGACCCGCTCGTCCTCGTCGCCCCTGCGGGCGGGCACGGTGCTCACCGCGGGTGCGTGCCCGGGGCCCCCGCCGGGGAAACCCCGAGCACCCGGAGCCGGGCCGGGCCGCGGCGCAGCGCTCCGGACGTGAGGGGCGCCGCCCGCACGCCGCCGCGCCCGCGCAGCGCCCGGAAGGCGCCGGGGGCGAGCACGACGTCCATCCACGCGCAGGGGTTCGCCGGGCGCCCGCAGCGCAGCAGCACCGGGCCCTCGCCGCAGTCGAGCTCCACGTCGTGGCCGCGCAGCGCGTCGACGTCGGCGCCGCGCAGCACCACGTTGCGCCGCAGCAGGGCCGGGTCGGGCGGCTCGGCCAGCCCCAGGTCGCGGGCCACGGCCTCGAGGTCCTCGACCGCGAGCAGGGTCACCGAGGCGCGCGCGTGCGCGGGCCGGGCGAAGTAGCGGTCCCCGCGCAGCCCCTTCCCCGCGACGACCTCGACCCGGTCCAGGTCCTGCGGCGGCGGGGCCGACGGCCCGTCGGCCGGGCGGCCCTCGTACGCGTGCCGGGCCGCGACGAGCAGGTGCAGCACCTCCACGTCCTGCCGGACGGCGTCCGGGTCGCCAGGGACGGCGGGGACGCCGGGGACGCCGGGGACGCCGGGGCGCGGGTGCTCCACGGCGCTCGAGGCTACGGCGCGGCCGGCGCCGGCGGGGCGTGGGCTACACTCGCTCCCGATCGCAGGGGGACCTGCGCATCGCCGACGGGCCCCGGCCCGCCGGGGCAGGTAGCTCAGTTGGTACGAGCGTCCGCCTGAAAAGCGGAAGGTCGGCGGTTCGACCCCGCCCCTGCCCACCCCTCCCGGCCCGCGCACCGCGCGGGCCGGCGCCCTGCCCGCCCCGGTGGACGCTTCAGGCCGCCCGGCGATCGCCCCGCCGGCGGCGGTGCGTCTTCACCCCGTACATGTGCCGGTCCGCGGCGGCGAGCAGCTCCTCGGCCGCGGCGCCGGCGCCCCCGATCGCGACGCCGATGCTGGCGCCGAGCCGGACGAGCCCGTGCGTCGTGGCGTGCGGCGGCTCGAGCGCCGCCTCGAGCCGGTCCCGCAGCGCCGAGGCCCCCGCCTCGTCGGCCCCGGGGCGCAGGACCACGAACTCGTCGCCGCCGTAGCGGGCCACCAGGTCCTGGGGCGTCGTGGCGTCGAGCAGGCGCCGTGCGACGTCGCGCAGCAGCGCGTCGCCGACGTGGTGCCCGTGCGTGTCGTTGGCGGCCTTGAAGCCGTCCAGGTCGCAGAAGAGCACCGTCGCGCCGGCACCGCAGGCCAGGCCCTCCTCGAGGGCGCGCAGCAGCGCGGCGCGGTTGCGCAGGCCGGTGAGGACGTCGCTCTCCGCGCGCTCGCGCAGCAGGGCCTCGGCCGCGCGCTGCGCGGACACGTCGGCCCCGACGCAGACCATCGCGCGCGGGCGGCCCCGCGCGTCGCGCAGGACGCTGTTCTGCATCGCCACCCGCCGGTGCCCGCCCCAGCGGTCCAGCCAGTCGCCCTCCTGCGGCGGCGCGTCGCCGGTCGCCAGGGCGCGCGCGATGGCGTCGGCGGCCAGGTGCCGCTCGTGCGGCACCGCGAGCACGTCGACGAACGGCCGGCCGGCGACCTCGGCGGTCGACCAGCCGGTGGCGCGCTCCAGCGCCGGGTTGAGCAGCACGATCTCGCCGCGCTCGCCGATGACGCACACCAGCGCGGTCGTCGTCGCGACGATCGCCGTGCCGAGGCACCCCACCGCGTCGTGCACCTCGCACGTCCGCTCGTCCACGACCGGCCCCCCTCCGCTCGGGTACGCCGTCCGTCTCGGCCGGCCCCCCACGGACCTGAGCGGTGTCAGCCGGCGCGGTCCGCGCCGTCGAGGTTCTGCAGGCGCACCTGCCCGCGCGCCACCCGCCGCCCGTGCTCGTCGACGACCTCGACCGCCCACACCTGCTGGCTGCGCCCGCGGTGCAGGGGCGCGGCCGTCGCCGTCAGCGCCGTGCCCTCGCGGGCCGCGCGGAAGAAGTCGGTGCTGTTGGACACGCCGACGACCGAGCCGCGGTCACCGAGCCACAGCGCCGCCCCGACGCTGGCCGCCGTCTCGACCACGGCGCAGTGCACCCCGCCGTGCAGCAGCCCGACGGGCTGCAGGTGCTCGGGGCCCACCGTCCAGCGCACGACCACCCGGTCGCCGGACGCCTCGGGCATCTCCAGGCCGAGCAGGTCGAACAGGCCGCCGGTGAGCGCGGGCGGCGCGGGGGTGCCGGTCACCCGCAGGACCCTAGCGCCGGCTCAAGCCCGGCGCCCGCGCTGCCGACAGCAGGACGGTGACCACCCCTGCCCCCGCCCCGCGCCGGCCCGCGCTGCGCGCGCGCCACCGGGCGGCGGTCGACCTCGCGCTGAGCGCGACGCAGGTGGTGCGCCTCTACCACGGCGTCGGCGCCGCGGCCCTGCTCCTGGGTCTGGCCCTGCCCGACCTCGGCCAGTCCCGCGCGGTCATGGCCGGGCTGGCCGCGGCGATGCTCCTCGTCACGCTCGTGCTCGCCGTGCGACCGCGCCCGCTGAGCCGGGTCGCCTGCCACGTGGCCTGCACCGCGGGCGTGGTGTCGCCCTGCCTGCTCGTCGCGACCGGCGGGGACGGACCGGTGGGCGCGGCGTACGGGACGTACCTCGTCTGGACCACCCTCTTCGCCGCCACGTTCTTCAGCCCGCGGGCCACGGCCGCGTACGCCGCCCTGGGGGTGGCCGGCCTCGCCGCCGCCGGCAGCGCCGCCCACCCGCCGGCGACCGCCGTGCTGCTCGCCGTCGTCACCACCTCGGCCGTCGGCGCGGTCACCCTGGTCACCGCGCGGGTGGCCGCGGCGCGCGCGCTCGGGCTCATCACCGACCCGGTGACCACCCTGCTCGACGGCCGCGGCCTGCCGCCCGCGCTCGAGCGGGAGCTCGCCCGGACCGAGGACGAGGGCGCGGGCCCGCTCGCGGTGCTCGTCGTCTCCGTCGACCGCTTCCGCGACGTCAACGACGCCTTCGGGCACCGGCACGGCGACGACGTGCTGTCCGGCGTCGCGCGCGCCCTGCTGCAACTGCCCGTCGAGCCGCTGCTCGTCGCCCGGCTGGCCGGCGACGAGTTCGTCCTCGCCGCGCGCCCCTCGCGGGCCCTGCCGCGCACCGGGCTCACCGGCGCGGAGTGGGCCGCCGCCCTCGCCGAGCGCCTGCGCACGGCCGTGGCGGGGCCGTACCGGGTGCGCGACGTGGACGTCACGCTCGAGACGAGCGTCGGGTGCGTGCTGGCCCCGCAGCACGGGCGCACCGCGGAGACCCTGCTGCGCCGCGCCGAGCGGGCCGTCCTCGAGGCGAAGGCGCAGGGGCTCGGCGTGCAGGTCTGGCAGCCCGCCCCGGACACCGCCTCGGCCACCGACATGCTCCTGCTGGCCGAGCTGCGCGGCGCCGGGGAGCGCGGGGAGCTGCGCCTGCGCTACCAGCCGCAGTGCGAGGCGGCCACGGGCCGGCTGCGCGGGCTCGAGGCGCTCGTGCGCTGGCAGCACCCCCGGCTCGGGCTCCTGTCCCCCGCCTCGTTCGTGGAGCTCGCCGAGCGGACCGACACCATCGTCGACCTCACCGACTGGGTGCTGGCCGAGGCCGCGCGCCAGTGCCGGGCGTGGCGCGACCAGGGCCTCGACCTCGAGGTGTCGGTGAACGTCAGCACCCGGGTGCTCCACGGCGGCGCGCTGGTCCCGCAGCTGCGCTCCGTCCTCGCCGAGCACGGCCTGCCGCCGTCCGCCCTGCGCCTGGAGATCACCGAGACGACGGTGCTGCGGCGCCCCGAGCGGGCCGCGCTCGTCCTCGGCCAGCTGCGCGAGCTCGGCGTCGCGGTGTCGGTGGACGACTTCGGCACGGGCTACACCTCGCTCGCCATGCTCAGCGAGCTGCCGCTCGACGAGCTCAAGCTCGACGCGCGCTTCGTCTCGGGCCTGCTGACCCGCCCCGCGGACGCGGCCATCGCCACCTCGGTGCTCGAGCTCGCCCACCGGCTCGGGCTCGTCACCGTCGCCGAGGGCGTGGAGGACGAGGAGACCGCCGAGGAGCTGCGGCGCATCGGGTACGACACCCTGCAGGGCTACCTCTTCGCCCCTCCGCTCGACCCCGCGGCGCTGCCGCTGTGGCTGCGCGCGCGCGAGGCGGCGGCCGCGTCCCCGCTCCCCTGACCCGGCCCGCGCCGGGCGGGGGCCGTGCGGGTCAGCCGACCTGCCCGGGCGGGAGCTGCTGGAACCAGGCGATGGTGCGCTTGAGCCCGTCCTCGAGGCCGACCACCGGCTCCCAGCCCAGCACCTCGCGGGCCAGGGTGATGTCCGGCCGGCGCACGGCCGGGTCGTCCTGCGGGCGGGGGACGTACCGCACCGTGCTCCGCGAGCCCACGAGGTCGCGGACCGTCTCGGCGAGCTCGAGCACCGTGACCTCGTGCGGGTTGCCGAGGTTGACCGGGCCGGGGTGCCCGCTGCGCAGCATCCGCACGACCCCCTCGACGAGGTCGTCGACGTACTGGATGGAGCGGGTCTGCGAGCCGTCGCCCGCGACGGTCAGCGGCTCGCCGCGCAGCGCCTGCCCGACGAACGCCGGCACCGCCCGGCCGTCGTGCGGCCGCATGCGGGGCCCGTGGGTGTTGAAGATCCGCACGATGCCGGTGTCGACGCCGTGGTGGCTCCGGTACGCCATGGTCAGCGCCTCGGCGAAGCGCTTCGCCTCGTCGTAGACCCCCCGCGGGCCGACCGGGTTGACGTGGCCCCAGTACGACTCCGGCTGGGGGTGGACCTGCGGGTCGCCGTACGCCTCGCTCGTGCTGGCCAGGACGAACCGGGCGCCCTTCTCCATCGCCAGGCCGAGCGCGTGCAGGGTGCCGACCGAGCCGACCTTCATCGTCTGGATGGGCAGCTCGAGGTAGTCGACCGGGCTCGCGGGCGACGCGAAGTGCAGGACGTGGTCCACCCGGCCGGGCACGTGGACGTAGTCGGTGACGTCGCTGCGCAGCAGCCGGAACGGCCCCCGCTCGGCGAGGTGGGCCACGTTGCCCGGGTCGCCGGTGAGGAAGTTGTCGAGGCAGACGACCTCCATGCCCTCGTCGAGCAGCCGCTCGCACAGGTGCGAGCCCAGGAAGCCCGCCCCGCCCGTGACCACCGCGCGCTCCGCCACCTGCGCCCTCCTACCGTCCCCCGCCCTCCCGGCGGCACCGCTGCTGGTCCTGCCCCGCTCCGGGCGCTCCACCCCTCCTGCGCCCGCGCGCGCCCGGGGTACGCCGTCCCGACACCCGCCCGTCGACCGGCGCTGCACAGCGCGTCACCGGCGGTGCCCAGGGTGGGGCCGTCCGCACCCGTACGACCCCCTGGGAGCCACCCGTGCGCCTGCGCGCCGCCCGACTCCTCGCCCTGCCCGCCGCCGCGGCCCTGCTCGCGCTCGCCGCGCCGCTGGCGGCGCCCGCGGCCGCCGCGCCCGCCGCCCCCGGCGCCCGGGCAGCCCGGGCCGCCGACCCGGCGGGTGCGCGCGGCCCGCAGGCGCCGGACCGCGCGGTGGTGGTGGCGTCGTACAACATCCACCACGGGGTCGGCGTCGACGGGCGGCTGGACCTCGAGCGCATCGCCCGCGAGGTCCGTGCCACGGGCGCGGACGTGGTCGGCCTGCAGGAGGTCGACCGGCACTGGGGCGAGCGCAGCGGGTTCCGCGACCAGGCGGCCGAGCTCGCGCGGATGCTGCGGATGCACGTCGCGTACGGCGCCAACCTCGACCTCGACCCGCTGCAGCCGGGCCAGCCCCGCCGCCAGTACGGCACCGCCGTGCTCAGCGACCGGCCGATCCTCGAGGCGCGCAACACCCTGCTGCCGCGGACCGGGGGCCGCGAGCAGCGCGGCGTGCTCGAGGTGCTCGTCAACGTCCGCGGGGTGCCGCTGCGGGTCTTCGGCACGCACCTGCAGCACGACAGCCAGCAGGAGCGGCTGCTCCAGGTCGCCGCGCTCAAGGAGGTCATCGGGACGCCGGACGAGTCGGTCGTCGTCGTCGGCGACCTCAACGCGCGCCCGGGCACGCCGGAGATCGACGCGCTGCTCGAGGACCTCGTCGACGCATGGGCCGAGGCGGGCGTCGGGGACGGGTACACGCTGCCCGCGGAGGACCCGACGGCGCGCATCGACTACGTCATGCACAGCGGCGACGTCGTGGCCCGCACCG encodes:
- a CDS encoding endonuclease/exonuclease/phosphatase family protein, translating into MRLRAARLLALPAAAALLALAAPLAAPAAAAPAAPGARAARAADPAGARGPQAPDRAVVVASYNIHHGVGVDGRLDLERIAREVRATGADVVGLQEVDRHWGERSGFRDQAAELARMLRMHVAYGANLDLDPLQPGQPRRQYGTAVLSDRPILEARNTLLPRTGGREQRGVLEVLVNVRGVPLRVFGTHLQHDSQQERLLQVAALKEVIGTPDESVVVVGDLNARPGTPEIDALLEDLVDAWAEAGVGDGYTLPAEDPTARIDYVMHSGDVVARTAAVLATEGSDHRPVVADLALPGAEVGLGRRG